Proteins co-encoded in one Dreissena polymorpha isolate Duluth1 chromosome 12, UMN_Dpol_1.0, whole genome shotgun sequence genomic window:
- the LOC127853935 gene encoding uncharacterized protein LOC127853935, whose product MKKCAPKNYEKLTSLLMGLFYLFRRSPKQKKGLERAAEALHMKMLLPTRIGGTRWLPHFEKALNIFSRGYKLFLYQLENASHQNAKAEGLAKMMRDGNLILYMLSLKRVISNLQSLSLYLQTDLISLADAARRVQSSKTAISQLYSTFGDKEVETLYRQFEDVAFGKSSEGIALEDVLDQWATLRTLIYHRYPFQDRQKLTWVTVMGSMADQQLYAVFTLIDITLALPPTSVKCETSFSAMKLLKNKRRGRLRAGRLNDVMMVKLTSPSINEFDPDLAIKHWMTSTPSGQPRRIKREAPGSQGDCIVVSEEDEKDVASNKVPENSEYEDDDDDDDDEDMEMSAEHAFSVVLKNE is encoded by the exons ATGAAAAAGTGTGCCCCCAAGAACTATGAGAAGCTCACTAGTCTTCTCATGGGCCTGTTCTATCTGTTTCGTCGAAGTCCAAAGCAGAAGAAAG GTCTTGAAAGAGCTGCGGAGGCTCTTCACATGAAAATGCTTCTACCTACTAGAATTGGGGGAACACGGTGGTTGCCACACTTCGAGAAAGCTCTCAATATATTCTCGAGAGGGTATAAACTCTTCCTGTATCAACTGGAAAACGCATCACATCAGAATGCCAAGGCAGAAGGGTTAGCTAAGATGATGAGGGATGGAAACCTTATCCTGTACATGCTGTCACTAAAG cGCGTCATCAGCAACTTGCAGAGCCTCTCCCTGTACCTACAGACAGACCTCATCAGCCTCGCAGATGCTGCTCGACGAGTGCAGTCCTCAAAGACTGCCATCTCACAGCTGT ATAGCACTTTCGGAGACAAAGAAGTTGAGACTCTCTACAGGCAGTTTGAAGATGTTGCATTTGGGAAATCTAGTGAGGGCATCGCCTTAGAAGATGTGTTGGACCAATGGGCAACACTGAGGACACTGATCTACCACAG ATATCCATTCCAAGACAGGCAGAAGCTGACTTGGGTCACTGTAATGGGCAGCATGGCGGATCAGCAACTATATGCAGTGTTCACACTGATTGACATTACTCTGGCCCTGCCCCCCACCTCTGTCAAGTGCGAGACATCATTCTCCGCCATGAAGCTCCTCAAGAACAAGCGAAGGGGCCGTCTCCGTGCTGGACGCCTCAACGATGTGATGATGGTGAAGCTCACGTCTCCATCCATCAATGAATTTGACCCAGACCTTGCGATCAAGCACTGGATG ACTTCAACACCCAGTGGACAACCCCGCAGAATCAAGAGAGAAGCCCCAGGATCCCAAGGGGACTGTATCGTGGTGTCAGAAGAGGACGAAAAAGATGTTGCCAGCAACAAG GTGCCAGAGAACTCAGaatatgaagatgatgatgatgatgatgacgatgaagataTGGAGATGTCGGCGGAGCATGCCTTTTCtgttgttttgaaaaatgaataa